Proteins from a genomic interval of Pseudomonas paeninsulae:
- a CDS encoding DUF1249 domain-containing protein → MVVNLLRDRYRVDLIELQAACEVNYARLMRLLPDMREASCARRVALTQGEQLLGVLALEVLETCPYTSTVRVCQEHSLPWLPVPQLDVRVYHDARMAEVIGAQSARRFRSIYPYPNAAMHQPDEKSQLNLFLGEWLSHCLACGHELEPVV, encoded by the coding sequence ATGGTCGTGAATCTGTTGCGTGACCGCTATCGGGTTGACTTGATCGAGTTGCAGGCGGCCTGTGAAGTCAACTACGCACGCCTGATGCGCCTGCTGCCGGACATGCGCGAGGCATCATGCGCGCGGCGGGTTGCCCTGACTCAGGGCGAGCAGCTGCTCGGTGTGCTGGCTCTGGAAGTACTGGAAACCTGTCCCTACACCTCGACCGTGCGGGTGTGCCAAGAACACAGCCTGCCCTGGTTGCCGGTGCCGCAACTGGACGTGCGGGTGTACCACGATGCACGCATGGCCGAGGTGATCGGTGCACAAAGCGCCCGGCGTTTTCGCAGCATCTACCCTTATCCAAATGCCGCCATGCATCAGCCGGATGAAAAGTCCCAGCTCAACCTGTTTCTCGGTGAATGGCTGAGTCATTGCCTGGCCTGTGGCCATGAACTGGAACCTGTGGTTTAA
- a CDS encoding DEAD/DEAH box helicase: MLSAVERYRLLLSGALARYFPRTTAYLRAEREAGLPQNKPRGRAKKAGPAAGKTQAGTGKQPARSRGKPGKPASTAIYGPALLAVDAAQVEAMRERVAQAVVAGVINAPSDEQWAMILGRHPLTRIFAGAGSGKSTTLVLRVVFMLCHLGIEPGRLTVISFTNASCAELRTQLLRVLGFWQYPFDAAQARQCVRTFHSAMGVLAKQALNSPRWFEQLDDAPGAPRELDNPLTSARLRPAQQRLLKQAYQNCYAQEPVFRERVHSLLGLPAPQAEAPKGKPPRVAKAPLDGFKLAGEFTALPLFEAFYVQAGFIQSIGIRPDRIDVQALSCSARERSFIEALVLFCKAFEACLQEQGVMTFDGAFQALGERLAANAPGISAEALAPFNHLLIDEFQDISPQIVQWLQAVHRALARQGTAVSLMAIGDDWQSIYGWRGSSPELFMDFDKHFPGKGKAKSSALLMLATNYRSIEPVIRDGEAVLAGVACKQAKASKAFKAMQPGDHGVKLVQGFDIKARLPELLKVINAECAHVASRTMADRTAVLLLSRRNADLQTIQAQLDKKLPVKAYTIHRAKGLQAEVAIIVDDCAPAEPHPLRNALYAYSGFFRNSYDQAMTDESLRLAYVAITRGVSRVLWFTRKAQGATLVLAGRGSRRGGGG; this comes from the coding sequence ATGCTGTCTGCTGTCGAGCGCTACAGGTTGCTCCTCTCCGGTGCCTTGGCCCGTTATTTCCCGCGGACCACGGCCTATCTGCGCGCCGAACGCGAGGCGGGCTTGCCGCAGAATAAACCGCGGGGCCGGGCAAAGAAGGCCGGCCCCGCGGCTGGCAAGACCCAGGCGGGCACTGGGAAACAGCCTGCCAGGTCGCGTGGCAAACCCGGAAAGCCGGCGAGCACGGCCATCTACGGGCCGGCGTTGCTCGCGGTCGATGCGGCGCAGGTCGAGGCCATGCGCGAGCGGGTCGCCCAGGCGGTAGTGGCGGGGGTGATCAATGCGCCTTCGGACGAGCAGTGGGCGATGATCCTCGGTCGTCATCCGCTCACGCGGATCTTTGCCGGGGCGGGTTCGGGCAAATCCACCACCCTGGTGCTACGGGTGGTGTTCATGCTCTGTCATCTGGGCATCGAACCGGGACGCTTGACGGTGATTTCCTTCACCAACGCCTCCTGCGCCGAGCTACGCACGCAGCTGCTCAGGGTGCTGGGTTTCTGGCAATACCCTTTCGACGCCGCCCAGGCCCGCCAGTGCGTGCGCACTTTCCATTCGGCCATGGGCGTGCTGGCCAAGCAGGCGCTGAACAGCCCGCGCTGGTTCGAGCAGCTGGATGATGCGCCCGGCGCACCCCGTGAGCTGGATAATCCGCTGACGTCCGCGCGTCTGCGTCCGGCCCAGCAGCGCTTGCTCAAGCAGGCGTATCAGAATTGCTACGCCCAGGAGCCGGTCTTCCGCGAGCGCGTGCACAGCCTGCTGGGATTACCGGCACCGCAGGCTGAGGCCCCCAAGGGTAAGCCGCCACGGGTGGCCAAGGCGCCGCTGGATGGCTTCAAACTGGCGGGGGAGTTCACTGCATTGCCGCTGTTCGAGGCCTTCTATGTGCAGGCCGGCTTTATCCAGAGCATCGGCATCCGCCCCGACCGGATAGATGTCCAGGCGCTGTCCTGCTCCGCTCGCGAGCGCAGTTTTATCGAGGCCCTGGTGCTGTTCTGCAAGGCCTTCGAGGCCTGCCTGCAGGAGCAGGGCGTGATGACCTTCGATGGCGCCTTCCAGGCGCTCGGCGAACGCTTGGCCGCCAATGCACCGGGGATCTCGGCCGAGGCGCTGGCGCCGTTCAATCACCTGCTGATCGATGAGTTCCAGGACATCTCGCCGCAGATCGTCCAGTGGCTGCAAGCGGTCCACCGCGCGCTGGCGCGTCAGGGCACGGCGGTCAGCCTGATGGCGATCGGCGACGACTGGCAGTCGATCTATGGTTGGCGCGGCAGTTCTCCGGAGTTGTTCATGGACTTCGACAAGCACTTCCCGGGCAAGGGCAAGGCGAAGAGCAGCGCGCTGCTGATGCTGGCCACCAACTACCGCTCCATCGAGCCGGTGATCCGCGACGGCGAGGCGGTGCTCGCTGGCGTCGCCTGCAAGCAAGCCAAGGCCAGCAAGGCGTTCAAGGCCATGCAGCCGGGGGATCACGGGGTCAAGCTGGTGCAGGGCTTCGATATCAAGGCGCGCCTGCCGGAGCTGCTGAAGGTGATCAACGCCGAGTGCGCGCACGTGGCCAGCCGTACGATGGCCGACCGCACCGCGGTGCTGCTGCTGAGTCGGCGCAACGCAGACTTGCAGACGATTCAGGCCCAGTTGGACAAGAAGTTGCCGGTCAAGGCCTACACCATCCACCGCGCCAAGGGCCTGCAGGCCGAAGTGGCGATCATCGTCGATGATTGCGCGCCAGCGGAGCCGCACCCGCTGCGCAATGCGCTGTATGCCTACTCGGGATTCTTCCGCAACAGCTACGACCAGGCGATGACCGATGAAAGCCTGCGCCTGGCCTATGTGGCGATCACCCGGGGCGTGAGCCGGGTGCTCTGGTTTACCCGCAAGGCCCAGGGCGCGACCCTGGTGCTGGCGGGGCGCGGCAGTCGGCGCGGCGGAGGGGGCTGA
- a CDS encoding histone deacetylase family protein, which translates to MRLPLVYHDDYSPPFPAGHRFPMEKFRLLRDHLVASGLTRDAELLRPQLCPPQVLALAHCPAYIERYMSGELAHEDQRRLGLPWSAALAQRTVRAVGGSLLAAEQALQHGLACHLAGGTHHAHYDHPAGFCIFNDLAVIARYLLEAGKAQRVLIFDCDVHQGDGSARLLADIPEAITVSLHCEKNFPARKAASDWDIPLPMGMGDAAYLKVVDDALNYLLPLYQPDIVLYDAGVDVHQDDALGYLQLTDAGVAARDQAVINHCLGRDIPVVGLIGGGYDKDRHALARRHGILHHSAAKVWADRQLG; encoded by the coding sequence ATGCGCCTGCCGCTGGTCTATCACGACGACTACAGCCCGCCCTTCCCGGCCGGCCATCGTTTCCCCATGGAAAAATTCCGCCTGCTGCGCGATCACCTGGTGGCCAGCGGCCTAACCCGCGATGCCGAATTGCTGCGTCCGCAACTGTGCCCGCCGCAAGTACTGGCCCTGGCTCATTGCCCCGCCTATATCGAGCGCTACATGAGCGGCGAACTGGCGCACGAAGACCAGCGCCGCCTCGGCCTTCCCTGGAGCGCGGCCCTGGCGCAGCGTACCGTGCGCGCGGTGGGCGGCTCGCTATTGGCCGCCGAACAGGCCTTGCAGCATGGCCTGGCCTGCCATCTGGCCGGCGGCACCCATCACGCTCATTACGATCACCCGGCCGGCTTCTGCATCTTCAATGACCTGGCGGTGATCGCCCGTTACCTGCTCGAAGCCGGCAAGGCGCAACGGGTGCTGATCTTCGACTGCGACGTGCACCAGGGCGACGGCAGCGCCCGCCTGCTCGCCGATATCCCGGAGGCGATCACCGTCTCCCTGCACTGCGAAAAAAACTTCCCCGCGCGCAAAGCCGCCAGCGACTGGGATATCCCCCTGCCGATGGGCATGGGCGATGCCGCTTACCTGAAGGTGGTGGACGATGCGTTGAACTACCTGCTGCCGCTGTACCAACCAGACATCGTGCTGTACGACGCCGGCGTCGACGTGCACCAGGACGATGCCCTCGGCTACCTGCAGCTGACCGATGCCGGAGTCGCCGCCCGCGACCAGGCGGTGATCAACCACTGCCTGGGCCGCGACATTCCGGTAGTCGGCCTGATCGGCGGCGGCTACGACAAAGACCGCCACGCCCTGGCCCGCCGTCACGGCATCCTCCATCACAGCGCGGCCAAGGTCTGGGCCGACCGTCAACTGGGCTAA
- the cpdA gene encoding 3',5'-cyclic-AMP phosphodiesterase: MPSALNSAADSSVLLVQLSDSHLFAEAAGKLLGLDTQDSLQRVIERVLQEQPQIDLMLASGDLSQDGSLASYQRFRQMTAALAAPARWFPGNHDDVPTMQAACADSDLLEPVIDLGNWRIILLDSSIPGAVPGYLDQHQLALLERALSEAPERHHLICLHHHPVSIGCRWMEPIGLRNPEALFAVLERFSQVRAVLWGHIHQEFDRQRNAVRLLASPSTCVQFAPGSEEFQVDSTAPGYRWLRLHADGRLDTGVSRVTGIEFEVDYTVKGY; this comes from the coding sequence TTGCCGAGCGCGCTCAATTCCGCTGCTGATTCCTCGGTCCTGCTGGTGCAGTTGTCCGACAGCCATCTATTTGCCGAAGCGGCCGGCAAGCTATTGGGTCTGGATACCCAGGACAGCCTGCAGCGAGTGATCGAACGGGTGCTGCAAGAGCAGCCGCAGATCGACCTGATGCTCGCCAGCGGCGATCTGTCGCAAGACGGTAGCCTGGCATCCTATCAGCGCTTCCGGCAGATGACCGCGGCGCTTGCGGCGCCAGCCCGCTGGTTTCCCGGCAACCATGACGATGTCCCGACCATGCAGGCCGCCTGCGCCGATAGCGATCTGCTGGAGCCGGTGATCGATCTGGGTAACTGGCGCATCATTCTGCTCGACTCGTCGATTCCCGGCGCGGTGCCGGGCTATCTCGACCAGCATCAGCTGGCCCTGCTGGAGCGTGCGCTCAGCGAAGCGCCGGAGCGCCATCACCTGATTTGCCTGCACCATCATCCGGTGTCCATCGGTTGCCGCTGGATGGAGCCCATCGGCTTGCGCAACCCTGAGGCGCTATTCGCCGTGCTGGAACGTTTCAGTCAGGTGCGCGCGGTGCTCTGGGGGCATATCCATCAGGAGTTCGATCGTCAGCGCAATGCTGTGCGCCTGCTGGCTTCGCCTTCCACCTGTGTGCAGTTCGCCCCGGGCAGTGAAGAATTCCAGGTCGACAGCACTGCGCCCGGCTACCGCTGGCTGCGTCTGCACGCCGACGGTCGGCTGGATACCGGCGTGTCGCGGGTGACCGGGATTGAGTTCGAGGTGGATTACACGGTGAAAGGTTACTAA